ATTCTGCAACTGTTAAATCAGACGGTAAAATAATGCTCGTAAAACGATTGACTGTCGTTGCAGCAGGAGTGAAAAACTGAATTCCCGTAGTATCTTCAACCTTCTTTTCCTTGTTATAGGTTCCCGAAATTTCAATGACACTACCATTGGGTTGATAAGTTAATTCTTTTACATTTCCATTTTGAATTTCCTTAACCAACTCGGTATAGTTGATTTGTTGGCTGCGACCAGCAGAAGAACCAGCTGTCAGATACTGAAATCCTGTCACCAAAATGACAACGATTAAAATATAGAGAAAGGGATTTTTAACAAATCCACTTGGTTTATTTTTATTCATATATACTCTTACTACCTATTTTCTAATTGGAATATACTTCTTCTTTTAGAACACCGACGTAAGGAAGATTTCGGTAATTTTCATCAAAATCAAGGCCATAGCCTACCACAAATTCATTTGGAATGGTAAAACAAGTATAGTCTGCTTCGATTTCTACCGTACGACCTTCTGGTTTATCTAACAAAGTAGCAATCTTAACAGAAGCTGCTTTACGTTCGATAAACATATCACGAAGGGTTTTTAGCGTTTGACCTGTGTCAATGATGTCTTCTACAAATAAAATATGACGACCTTCGACGTCCTTATCCAAGTCTTTGATAATATTGATAACTCCACTGCTAGCAGTGCCACCGTGGTAGCTAGATACCAGCATAAAATCTAGTTCAATATGCGTGTCAATGTGCTTAATCAACTCTGCCATAAAAGGAATCGAACCTTTTAAGATTCCGACCAAGATGGGATTTTTCCCTTCGTACTCTGCTGTCAATTGAGCTCCTAGCTGTTGAGCAGCTACAACAATCTCATCGTGTGATACTAACACTTTTTTGATATTTTGTTCTAACATGTTTCTACCTATTCTATTTTTTGGATATAAAGTTTCCCGTTTATTATATCACTTTTTCCCCTTTGACTCAAATCGCTGACTGCTATTCCCACAATAGTTCGGATTTCCTTGGCTTGTTCGACAATAATGGCTTCTTCTCTTTCTTTTAACGATAGTTTTTTATCAATAAAAAGACGGCGCACTTTTTTTCGATGCCCACGATACAGCAAGTAATCCCCTGCTTTTCGATGACGAAGTAAAAGAGGTGTTTCACGCGAAACCAGTATTTCCCAAGAAGCTCTAGTAGCTAACGGTTTCCCAAATGAAAAGAGGTATCCTCCATATTCCAAAGTATTTCCATATTCTAACAAAAAGGAACCTGCGTTTTCATCCGCCCTTAGACTGATTTTCTCTAATCGAAATGTCGCATAATCTTTGATGAGAACATAATCATTCTTTACATGATGACGATAATTTCCCGATTTTTGCAAAATATGAAGAATTTCTTTAAATTGTGCTTTTGAAATTGCTACATCTGGAAAATTAGCCAGATACTCCTGTAATAAAATGGTTTGGATAAAATCTGGGTAGGATTGAAATGTGGGTACACTAGTGAGGTCAATCTCTCGTATAAAGTAGCTAAGTGATTGATAAATGTTAGATACTTCGTCTGAGAGATCCACCAAATGTTGACTTACTTGCAGATTTTCCCTTTCCAAAGCAGGCAAATAAAGATTACGGATCCGATTTCTTAAATAGTGATTTTCGGCATTCGTTTTATCTACGAAATGCTCTATTTCAGGAAAATCTGATTTCCTAAAGGAAAGAAGGGGACGAATCAACTCCCCTTGACCAAAAACTTGTCGTTCTGGAATGCCCATCAAGTGTCGTAAACGACTGCCACGTAATAAACGCATAAAGATGGTCTCAGCTTGATCATCCTGATGATGAGCCGTAACTAAGGCTGTACAATGTTTTTCTTCCATGACTGTTTTGAAAAAATCGTAACGAAATTTTCGTGCTCTTTCCTCGGAAAAGACTCCTGAAAAACTTGATGTAGCCATTTCTACACCAAGTTTTTCCATTTTCGCTTTTAGCAAACGTTCTTCTGTATCTGACTCTGGTCGCTGTTTATGATTTACATGAGCTACCAGAACTTCAATATCTAGTTCTCTTTGATGACGGTAGAGTATTTCAAATAGGGTCATTGAATCTAACCCTCCCGATAAAGCTACTAACACACGTCTGTGGTCTTTAAAATACCCCTTTTTTTGGATACTTGCTAGGATTTTTTTTTCCATTATTTGAGAACTCCATAAACATCATTGGCAATTTTCGTGATGGTTTCATAGTCCGAATGCTCTGTAAAAATCGCCAAGATAAATGGAGAGTCTGCATAGACAATCGCTACATCATGACGAAAATCGTCTGCATCCCCAATTTTATGACTGACTTTGACTGGAATATCTTTTGAAATTCTCTGGTCATCAAAATTCGTCTGCGACAAGATGTCGATAATTCTTCCATTTTGATGGTAAATAGCCTCCATCATATTTCCAGCCATTTTCGATGAAGCCTCCCGTTCTTCCACATCCCAGACATTTCCAGAAATCTGATTGATTTTCTCACGATAAGATTTTTCAGACTGATTGGTAACGTAATAACCCAAAATATTGGTTGCTGCATTATCAGATTCTTTGGCAATTCGGTTGATTAAATCCTCGATGCTGTATTCTTGATTATCTGCAGTTTTGGAAATACTACCACTTCCTGCAGTATCATAAGCTCCTTTATAATCATTGACCGCTTCGATATATTTCAAGGGCGTTGCTAATTGATACTCTCCTTGATTAAGTTTTTCCTGCGTATAGTATAAAAGGGGCAACTTCATGACACTGGCCGAGTACATTTGCTTATCTGGATGAATGCCGGCTGTTTTCCCCGTCTCCAACTGCTTGACATAAATACTATACTGTTCTTGGTTATGATGTTTTGAAAGAATTTCTTGGACCTTATCCATCCGATTATCTGTTTCCGATAAAAATTCTTGGGAAATCCAGCCTTTATTGGCAACATACGCATACGTGCCACTTGGGGTCTCTGCAAATTTTGACACTAAAACAGGTCGATAGGCTTCCAAATCCGTCTTGACTTCTTTTACACCATTGATTCGAGCCTGTTCATAGACGGTAAAACCTGGTTGTAACCACAGAGTAGTCTGCTTTGTATCAACCATGGACAAGACCAAATCCTCATAAACCACCTGTTTATCAGCAGGGAGGTACTGACCATTTGCCAAGCGAAATAGCGGCACTCCTGCTTGATTCACCGTTAATTCCTTAATAGCAAGAGGAAGATTTGGTTTGACAGAACCTGCAACCTTCTCCAAATCCTCAGTCTCAAAGGTCATCGTTTCCTTGTAAACATTCGGATTCTGCGGAATAGCTGTAAAATAGGAGCCGTAAGGTGTCTGAGTTATTTCATATTTTTCCTCTTCGGTCAATTCAACGTCATTTTCCGTACTATCAACAATCGCATTGGTTAAAAGGGCAGGTAAAAGAAGTAAAAACAAGACCTTACGCATCCTTTTCCCCTTCCTTATGACCAAACTGCTCTTTCAGAGCTTGATTTTTTTGGGATAATTCTTCTAATTTTTCATCTGAGTAGGATAAAAATGTTTCAACTGTTTTTAAAATATCTTCCATAATCATTGTGGTAATAAGCCAGGAATCGTATAAAGTGTTTCTCCCTCTTTGGAGTAATAATACTTGGCTCTGGCATACTTGGCTGCGTAATCATCATCTTTCAACCGATCAGCCAACTCTCTCACCTCATCCTTTTGTTTACTTAATTCTTCAAACTCATCTTGCAACTGAACTAGCTGTTCTCTTCTATCTAAAAGAGTCTGGTAGCTCTCCACCAAATTATACATCGGCAGAATAAATAGCAGCATCACCAAAATCAGAATCCAGCCCATAAAACGATTTTTTCTCTTCCGCTCCTCAGCCAAGTATCTTCGATGCTGGTGTTCATCTTTGATATATTGGTTATTGAGCTGCACAATATTCTTAGGCATCGATTTCTATCCTTGTTTCGCTGATGATTTCATACATGTTTGCTGCATCTTCTTTTTTGGTGCTATCTTTCATCTCCAAGACGCGCACCGTCAAGAGTTTATTTCCAAAACGTACTTCTACTTCATCATTGATTTTCAAATCTGTCGAAGATTTGGCCAACACGCCGTTGACCTTAATCCGGCCTTTATCGGCCACCTCTTTAGCAACTGGACGACGTTTAATAATGCGGGATACTTTTAAATATTTATCTAATCTCATATTCTATACCTCAATCTACTATTCTATCATATCTGAGGGAACTTGTACGAAAAATAAGGAAACTTTACCAAATTGTAACCTTAGTCAAACTTACTTTCCTTGATAGCGACTAAACGCTCACCAAATTGCTGCAAACTCTCAAGGATTTCATATTCCTTTTTACCACGCACATCAAATATAATTTCCAACAGCCCCTTTTCTTCTGCCATGCGTGCCTTTAAATTCGTCTGAGATAAGGCTTCAAAATAATCCTGAGTCAAAAAGAATTGCTGGGCCATTTTTTCAAAGCGAATACGAATCGTATGATCCTTACGATCTGCCAAGAGGACAAAGGATTTATCAAAATATGACTTGAGTAAGCCAATTTCTAATAGGTAAGCTACAACATCTGGGTAGTCTCCGAAGCGGTCTATCAACTCATCCTGGAGTTGCTCATAGTTTACACGATTGTCAATCTCTCGAATACGTTTGTAAATTTCGATTTTTTGACGCTCATCAGAGATATACTCACTCGGCAAATAAGCATCGATTTGAAGAGAGAGCTCAGCATTACTTTTCTGACGCTTCTCTTCCTTCCCTTGCTTCCGCAAAATAGCCTCTTCCAGTAATTGGGAATACATTTCAAATCCGACTGAATCAATAAATCCTGATTGAGATTTTCCAAGGATATTTCCAGCTCCGCGAATTGACAAATCCCTCATGGCAATCTTAAAGCCAGAACCTAATTCTGTAAACCCTTTGATTGCTTCGAGACGTTTTTCAGAAACCTCGGTCAGAGATTTATCAGGACGATACATGAGATAGGCATAAGCGATACGATTGCTGCGTCCAACTCGACCACGTAGTTGATACAAGGTTGACAAGCCCATGTGATCTGCATTTTCGATAAACAGAGTATTAGCATTGGGAATATCCACCCCTGTTTCAATAATTGTAGTCGTTACTAAAATATCATATTCGCCATTGATAAAGTCAAGGAGGGTATTCTCCAAACGAATTTCCGTCATCTGCCCATGCACATAACCAATGGAGGCTTCTGGAATCAATTCTTTTAACTCAGAAACCTTTTGCTCAATTGTGTCAACCTTGTTGTAAAGATAGTAAACTTGTCCACCACGATCCATTTCACGAAGAACAGCATCCCGAATAACCGTTGGATTGGTTTCTAACACATAAGTCTGAACTGGGTATCGATTAGTAGGAGGGGTTTCAATCACCGATAAATCACGAATTCCCAACATGGACATATGCAGTGTACGCGGAATAGGAGTGGCCGTTAGCGTCAAAACATCAATTTTGGTTTTTAACTCTTTCAATTTCTCCTTATGTTTTACCCCAAATCGCTGCTCTTCATCAATAATCATAAGTCCTAAATCTGCAAATTCAACATCTTTTGATAACAGACGATGGGTTCCTATCAAAATATCGACCTGGCCTTTTTTTAATTTTTCAAGTGTTTCTTTCTGCTCGGACTTACTTCGAAAGCGACTCAAGACATCCACATTTACCGCAAAATTTTCAAATCGTTCCTTAAAATTTGAATAATGCTGCTGAGCCAAAACTGTCGTAGGAACCAAGATTGCCACCTGTTTATGATCATTGACAGCTTTGAAAGCTGCTCTCATTGCCACCTCGGTCTTCCCAAATCCTACATCTCCGACCAACAACCGATCCATGGGACTGCTACTTTCCATGTCCTTTTTGATCTCTTGAACACTACGAAGCTGATCCTCCGTTTCAACGTATGGAAAATCGTTGTCAAATGCTAATTGAGCATCGTCATCTTTTGAAAATTGGAATCCCTCTAATTGACTGCGCTCTGCATACAACTTAATCAAATCATCGGCAATATCCTCAACCTGCATCCGAACTTTTTGCTTAGTTTTTTGGAAACGCCCATCATTTAATTTATTGATTTTGGGAACTTTCCCATCGCTTGCTACATATTTGGATAAGGTATTAATCTGCTCAACAGGAATCGAAATCCGATCTGCATTTTGGTACTGAATGCTAACATAATCACGGTGAACTCCTGAGATTTCAATGGTTTCAATTCCTAAATACTGACCAATTCCATGGACTTGATGAACGACATAATCTCCTTTTTCCAGTTCGTTATAATCTTTTAGTCTCTCTGCATTTGAAATCTGTTGTCGACGAACACGACGTTTTATTTTCTTCTGAAATATCTCAAATTCTGTAATCAGAACAATCTTCTCATCAACAAATTGAAATCCTTGAACAAGACTTCCAGCAATTAACTGAACAGCATCTCGATAAATATTCTCCTCTTTTAGATAATCAAGATCAATTGCATACTCCTGTAAATGCTGCTGTAAACTTTGTAAACTTGAATCAGAACTTGCCTGCAGGATAACAGTATAGCCTGACTTCCGATACCTAGCAATCTCATCCTTTAGGAGAGAAAATTGACTGAAAAATTCCTGCATGGGATATTGATTAAACTGGTATAGAGTATCAAATTTCAGATTTCCTAATCCTTTATGAAAATTAGAAAAGAAAGTTGCTGGTTTATAGTTCCGATAATCTTTATAATTACTGGCAAAATAGATTTGAGTTGACAAGGCTCTACTCTTTTGTAAATCTTCTGTCAATAAATTTGCAACCTCCAACTCAAAACGAGCATGTTGGTCCATAATTTTTTGAAAATCATCTAAAAAAACAGGAGCATTTTTAGGAAGATAATCTTGAATCGTCCACTGCTTTTCATAAAAGAAGGAGAGAAATTTTCTCAAATCTGCGTGTGGTTTTCGATCACGACTACTGGTCAAAACTTCTTCTAAATAGGATTTTAAAGTTGGATCCACCTGCTTACTCAGCTCTTTTTCCAGTCTTTCGCTTCCCCTCTGGTAATCGTCTTCACCTAACAACAACTCCGTCATCGGATGAATTATAATCCTATCGATATTCTCCAAAGAACGCTGACTATCAGCATCAAATCGTCTAATTCCATCAATCTCATCACCAAAAAATTCAATACGATAAGGATACTCTTCTTCCAGTTCAAAAATATCAAGAATATCTCCTCGTAAACTAAATTCACCCTGACTCAACACTTGATTGACACGATTGTAACCCATACAGGATAATTGATTGACAATAGTGTCAACAGAAAATTCTAATCCCACTTCAAGGGATAAAAGAAATTCCTGCAAACGCTTCGGATTTGGAAGCAAAAGACGACTGGCTGATAAATTGGTAACTAGGATTCCTTTCTTTTGAGAATCTTGCAAAAAATGAAGAGCTGATAAACGAGCAACTTGTTTTTCTTTTGAGGAGAAAACAAACTCTGCTAAAGGAGTATCATCGGCTAAGAAAGGATAGACAAATTCTTCCCCTAATAAACTAAGCAAATCACTGACCAAGCGTTCCGCTTCATTTTGAGTTGACGTTAAGACCAATAGTTT
The window above is part of the Streptococcus himalayensis genome. Proteins encoded here:
- a CDS encoding FtsB family cell division protein, translated to MPKNIVQLNNQYIKDEHQHRRYLAEERKRKNRFMGWILILVMLLFILPMYNLVESYQTLLDRREQLVQLQDEFEELSKQKDEVRELADRLKDDDYAAKYARAKYYYSKEGETLYTIPGLLPQ
- the mfd gene encoding transcription-repair coupling factor — translated: MDKHMNIVDLFQQNQQINDWKRNLQTASRQLILGLASSTKAITMAASLDENDKLLVLTSTQNEAERLVSDLLSLLGEEFVYPFLADDTPLAEFVFSSKEKQVARLSALHFLQDSQKKGILVTNLSASRLLLPNPKRLQEFLLSLEVGLEFSVDTIVNQLSCMGYNRVNQVLSQGEFSLRGDILDIFELEEEYPYRIEFFGDEIDGIRRFDADSQRSLENIDRIIIHPMTELLLGEDDYQRGSERLEKELSKQVDPTLKSYLEEVLTSSRDRKPHADLRKFLSFFYEKQWTIQDYLPKNAPVFLDDFQKIMDQHARFELEVANLLTEDLQKSRALSTQIYFASNYKDYRNYKPATFFSNFHKGLGNLKFDTLYQFNQYPMQEFFSQFSLLKDEIARYRKSGYTVILQASSDSSLQSLQQHLQEYAIDLDYLKEENIYRDAVQLIAGSLVQGFQFVDEKIVLITEFEIFQKKIKRRVRRQQISNAERLKDYNELEKGDYVVHQVHGIGQYLGIETIEISGVHRDYVSIQYQNADRISIPVEQINTLSKYVASDGKVPKINKLNDGRFQKTKQKVRMQVEDIADDLIKLYAERSQLEGFQFSKDDDAQLAFDNDFPYVETEDQLRSVQEIKKDMESSSPMDRLLVGDVGFGKTEVAMRAAFKAVNDHKQVAILVPTTVLAQQHYSNFKERFENFAVNVDVLSRFRSKSEQKETLEKLKKGQVDILIGTHRLLSKDVEFADLGLMIIDEEQRFGVKHKEKLKELKTKIDVLTLTATPIPRTLHMSMLGIRDLSVIETPPTNRYPVQTYVLETNPTVIRDAVLREMDRGGQVYYLYNKVDTIEQKVSELKELIPEASIGYVHGQMTEIRLENTLLDFINGEYDILVTTTIIETGVDIPNANTLFIENADHMGLSTLYQLRGRVGRSNRIAYAYLMYRPDKSLTEVSEKRLEAIKGFTELGSGFKIAMRDLSIRGAGNILGKSQSGFIDSVGFEMYSQLLEEAILRKQGKEEKRQKSNAELSLQIDAYLPSEYISDERQKIEIYKRIREIDNRVNYEQLQDELIDRFGDYPDVVAYLLEIGLLKSYFDKSFVLLADRKDHTIRIRFEKMAQQFFLTQDYFEALSQTNLKARMAEEKGLLEIIFDVRGKKEYEILESLQQFGERLVAIKESKFD
- the tilS gene encoding tRNA lysidine(34) synthetase TilS → MMEKKILASIQKKGYFKDHRRVLVALSGGLDSMTLFEILYRHQRELDIEVLVAHVNHKQRPESDTEERLLKAKMEKLGVEMATSSFSGVFSEERARKFRYDFFKTVMEEKHCTALVTAHHQDDQAETIFMRLLRGSRLRHLMGIPERQVFGQGELIRPLLSFRKSDFPEIEHFVDKTNAENHYLRNRIRNLYLPALERENLQVSQHLVDLSDEVSNIYQSLSYFIREIDLTSVPTFQSYPDFIQTILLQEYLANFPDVAISKAQFKEILHILQKSGNYRHHVKNDYVLIKDYATFRLEKISLRADENAGSFLLEYGNTLEYGGYLFSFGKPLATRASWEILVSRETPLLLRHRKAGDYLLYRGHRKKVRRLFIDKKLSLKEREEAIIVEQAKEIRTIVGIAVSDLSQRGKSDIINGKLYIQKIE
- a CDS encoding SP_0009 family protein, whose protein sequence is MEDILKTVETFLSYSDEKLEELSQKNQALKEQFGHKEGEKDA
- the hpt gene encoding hypoxanthine phosphoribosyltransferase translates to MLEQNIKKVLVSHDEIVVAAQQLGAQLTAEYEGKNPILVGILKGSIPFMAELIKHIDTHIELDFMLVSSYHGGTASSGVINIIKDLDKDVEGRHILFVEDIIDTGQTLKTLRDMFIERKAASVKIATLLDKPEGRTVEIEADYTCFTIPNEFVVGYGLDFDENYRNLPYVGVLKEEVYSN
- a CDS encoding RNA-binding S4 domain-containing protein, with protein sequence MRLDKYLKVSRIIKRRPVAKEVADKGRIKVNGVLAKSSTDLKINDEVEVRFGNKLLTVRVLEMKDSTKKEDAANMYEIISETRIEIDA
- a CDS encoding serine hydrolase is translated as MRKVLFLLLLPALLTNAIVDSTENDVELTEEEKYEITQTPYGSYFTAIPQNPNVYKETMTFETEDLEKVAGSVKPNLPLAIKELTVNQAGVPLFRLANGQYLPADKQVVYEDLVLSMVDTKQTTLWLQPGFTVYEQARINGVKEVKTDLEAYRPVLVSKFAETPSGTYAYVANKGWISQEFLSETDNRMDKVQEILSKHHNQEQYSIYVKQLETGKTAGIHPDKQMYSASVMKLPLLYYTQEKLNQGEYQLATPLKYIEAVNDYKGAYDTAGSGSISKTADNQEYSIEDLINRIAKESDNAATNILGYYVTNQSEKSYREKINQISGNVWDVEEREASSKMAGNMMEAIYHQNGRIIDILSQTNFDDQRISKDIPVKVSHKIGDADDFRHDVAIVYADSPFILAIFTEHSDYETITKIANDVYGVLK